One Streptomyces sp. B21-105 genomic region harbors:
- a CDS encoding IS481 family transposase, producing MSVVEQRYRAVLAVLAGATVTEVAARLGVSRQTVSGWKSRYEASGLAGLADRSRRPASCPHQASAEAEAAVCELRRKHPKWGPRRIAHVMERSGTVTPVPSRMTVYRVLVRHGLVEPGVRRRKRSDYKRWQRDRPMQLWQMDIVGGVMLVDPVTGELTEAKVVTGVDDHSRYCVIASVVERATGRAVCAAFVRALQAFGVPEEVLTDNGKQFTDRFGQGGEVLFDRICRENGIAHRLTQPASPTTTGKVERFHQTLRRELLDDCGAFESIEAAQAALDRWVQEYNSMRPHQALDMQSPADRFTPAPEEERDVLGLKIPGVLALVPQQRTPPADPDPDPEPDPEPDPDPEPEPEPEPDPEPDPEPEPVPGEASAVPAALPEVVPAVVPVEPGGPVEFERVVPASGNLQVAGKQFWLGPARSGLTVTFWADTSVIHLLIAGARIKTVRSHLSVADLGRLAARGGRAAGPAPLPAGDGAAVEVDRVVNNSGLVGLGGRQVLAAEILGGRQVGIRIDDETLSFFDLSSRELLRVRPNPLSPDEVQRLRGLRPAGPPPRPSVEPVRVQRRVSAVGTVMVCRQTVSLGRPYAGQTVTVHVSDTTISVDLDGQVRVIRRTTDIPVRHVKANKPHKISDVV from the coding sequence TTGTCGGTTGTCGAGCAGAGATACCGGGCTGTCCTGGCCGTGCTGGCGGGTGCGACGGTGACGGAGGTCGCCGCCCGGCTGGGTGTGTCCAGGCAGACGGTCAGCGGGTGGAAGTCCCGGTATGAGGCCTCGGGTCTGGCGGGGCTGGCGGATCGTTCCCGTAGGCCGGCGTCGTGTCCGCATCAGGCCTCTGCCGAGGCCGAGGCGGCGGTGTGCGAGCTGCGGCGCAAGCACCCGAAGTGGGGTCCGCGGCGGATCGCTCATGTGATGGAGCGGTCCGGGACAGTCACGCCGGTGCCGTCGCGGATGACCGTGTATCGGGTCCTGGTCCGTCATGGGCTGGTGGAGCCGGGGGTGCGGCGCCGGAAGCGGTCGGATTACAAGCGCTGGCAGCGGGATCGGCCGATGCAGCTGTGGCAGATGGACATTGTCGGCGGCGTGATGCTGGTCGACCCGGTGACCGGGGAGCTGACCGAGGCCAAGGTCGTGACGGGTGTGGATGACCATTCCCGGTACTGCGTGATCGCGTCGGTGGTGGAGCGGGCGACCGGGCGGGCGGTCTGCGCGGCCTTCGTCCGGGCCTTGCAGGCGTTCGGGGTGCCGGAGGAGGTGCTGACCGACAACGGCAAGCAGTTCACCGACCGGTTCGGGCAGGGCGGTGAGGTGCTGTTCGACCGGATCTGCCGGGAGAACGGGATCGCGCACCGGCTGACGCAGCCGGCGTCGCCGACCACGACGGGCAAGGTCGAGCGGTTCCATCAGACACTGCGGCGCGAACTTCTGGACGACTGCGGCGCGTTCGAGAGCATCGAGGCGGCTCAGGCGGCGCTGGATCGGTGGGTGCAGGAGTACAACTCGATGCGACCGCATCAGGCCCTGGACATGCAGTCTCCTGCCGATCGGTTCACGCCGGCGCCCGAGGAGGAGCGGGACGTCCTGGGCCTGAAGATTCCCGGAGTGCTGGCGCTGGTGCCGCAGCAGCGGACACCTCCAGCGGACCCGGACCCGGACCCGGAGCCGGACCCGGAGCCGGACCCGGACCCGGAGCCGGAGCCGGAGCCGGAGCCGGACCCGGAGCCGGACCCGGAGCCGGAGCCGGTTCCGGGTGAAGCCTCGGCTGTGCCCGCCGCCCTGCCTGAGGTGGTCCCGGCAGTGGTGCCGGTGGAGCCCGGTGGGCCGGTGGAGTTCGAGCGGGTGGTGCCGGCGAGTGGGAATCTGCAGGTCGCGGGCAAGCAGTTCTGGCTTGGCCCGGCCCGCTCAGGGCTGACGGTGACGTTCTGGGCAGACACCTCGGTGATCCATCTGCTGATCGCGGGAGCACGGATCAAGACCGTGCGGTCGCACTTGTCGGTGGCGGATCTGGGACGGCTGGCTGCCCGGGGCGGACGTGCGGCGGGACCGGCCCCGCTTCCGGCCGGCGACGGGGCGGCGGTCGAGGTCGACCGGGTGGTGAACAACAGCGGTCTGGTGGGCCTGGGCGGGCGCCAGGTGCTGGCGGCGGAGATCCTCGGAGGCCGTCAGGTGGGCATCCGCATCGACGACGAGACGCTGTCGTTCTTCGACCTGTCCTCGCGGGAGCTGCTGCGGGTGCGGCCCAACCCGCTCAGCCCCGACGAGGTCCAGCGTCTGCGCGGTCTGCGGCCCGCAGGCCCGCCGCCCAGGCCGAGCGTGGAGCCGGTCCGGGTGCAGCGGCGGGTCAGCGCTGTGGGCACCGTCATGGTCTGCCGCCAGACCGTCTCCCTCGGCCGCCCCTACGCAGGGCAGACGGTGACCGTGCATGTGTCGGACACGACGATCAGCGTCGACCTGGACGGCCAGGTCCGGGTCATCCGGCGGACCACCGACATCCCCGTCCGCCACGTGAAGGCGAACAAGCCCCACAAGATTTCCGATGTTGTCTAG
- a CDS encoding DUF1152 domain-containing protein, producing the protein MTRLIVAAGGGGDAVAAAMLDAALYGDDGQAVILTYAWDRLLVDPVPGPRAPSDFTGLSPLTTSVRSVPAAARPIAPAGSTLPQLAAELPHTFALIDPHHGAEGITRQLNELIGLLAPSSIDLLDVGGDILARGDEPTLKSPLADALTLGACCQVNAPVRLLVAGPGLDGELPLDEVRSLLGPLIHTFNAEDAERVSSVLEWHPSEATGMLAATARGTRGICQVRDAGLPIPLTDAGPTVHEVDLDDALNRNQLARAILKTTTLDQAEAHSREICGYSEIDYERNKAAWLKDQPAVELDPGTVLPQLDEFENEARSRGVTHTTFRHLTEVLNLNGNQRDELRQMLISSRPEKYYAPLWSILSACLVPGDV; encoded by the coding sequence ATGACGCGGTTGATCGTCGCAGCAGGAGGAGGGGGCGACGCAGTCGCCGCCGCAATGCTTGACGCCGCCTTGTACGGCGACGACGGCCAGGCGGTGATCCTTACGTACGCATGGGACCGCCTGTTGGTCGACCCAGTGCCGGGCCCCCGCGCCCCTTCCGACTTCACAGGACTCTCGCCCCTCACCACATCCGTCCGGTCAGTGCCGGCCGCAGCCCGCCCAATCGCTCCAGCAGGCTCCACGCTCCCCCAACTTGCGGCAGAGCTCCCACACACCTTCGCCCTGATCGACCCACACCACGGCGCCGAAGGCATCACGCGCCAACTCAACGAGCTGATCGGCCTGTTGGCACCGTCTTCGATTGATCTCCTGGACGTGGGGGGTGACATCCTCGCGCGGGGCGATGAGCCGACCCTCAAGAGCCCGCTTGCCGACGCTCTGACACTGGGCGCGTGCTGCCAGGTGAACGCTCCCGTGCGGCTCTTGGTGGCGGGACCCGGCCTCGACGGCGAACTTCCGCTCGACGAGGTGCGCAGTCTGCTCGGCCCCCTCATCCACACATTCAACGCGGAGGACGCGGAGCGCGTCAGCTCAGTCCTGGAGTGGCACCCGTCCGAGGCAACGGGGATGCTCGCTGCGACAGCACGAGGGACCCGAGGCATCTGCCAAGTACGGGACGCAGGACTACCCATCCCGCTCACGGACGCCGGCCCGACGGTCCACGAAGTCGACCTGGACGACGCGCTGAACCGCAACCAACTGGCCCGCGCCATCCTGAAGACCACCACCCTGGACCAGGCCGAGGCGCACAGCCGCGAGATCTGCGGCTACTCGGAAATCGACTACGAGCGCAACAAGGCCGCATGGCTCAAGGATCAGCCAGCGGTGGAGCTGGATCCTGGCACCGTGCTGCCCCAGCTCGACGAGTTCGAGAACGAGGCCCGTAGCCGCGGAGTCACCCACACGACGTTCCGCCACCTCACAGAGGTCCTCAACCTCAACGGCAACCAGCGAGACGAACTACGCCAGATGCTCATCAGCAGCCGGCCGGAGAAGTACTATGCACCACTTTGGAGCATTTTATCCGCGTGTCTAGTCCCAGGTGATGTTTGA
- a CDS encoding GntR family transcriptional regulator: MPQIEEAQPKYLQIAHYIRDQILRGDLRPGDEVPSERQLAANWKVSRPTAARSLEALSHQGLVEKRQGSGTYVRSLEVNRRARELYGRARQTGKIYTPGEYAVITSAGWLDAPDYVAEALGLVKDRRAVHRRRVTNNQDGPITLSTSWFAPDVGQRAPRLLDPERIQEGTLMYVENTTGRQGSYAEDRMCARQATDEESADLQLEPGSPVLVVHHVVFDLQDRPLEFAEATYPPQRWAFEQGYPLT, translated from the coding sequence ATGCCTCAGATCGAAGAGGCGCAGCCGAAGTATCTCCAGATCGCCCACTACATCCGCGATCAGATCCTTCGGGGCGACCTGAGGCCGGGGGATGAGGTCCCCTCGGAACGGCAGCTTGCGGCCAATTGGAAGGTGTCCAGGCCGACGGCGGCGCGGTCCCTGGAAGCGCTGAGCCACCAGGGACTCGTGGAGAAGCGGCAGGGCTCGGGCACCTATGTGCGCAGTCTCGAAGTGAACCGGCGCGCACGGGAGTTGTACGGTCGGGCGCGGCAGACCGGGAAGATCTACACGCCTGGTGAGTACGCGGTCATCACGTCGGCCGGGTGGCTGGATGCGCCCGACTACGTCGCTGAGGCGCTGGGGCTGGTGAAGGATCGTCGGGCAGTGCACCGCCGGCGTGTGACCAACAACCAGGACGGGCCCATCACGCTCTCCACATCGTGGTTCGCGCCTGACGTCGGGCAGCGGGCGCCCAGGCTCCTGGACCCGGAGCGGATCCAAGAGGGCACGCTGATGTACGTCGAGAACACGACCGGTCGGCAGGGGAGTTACGCCGAGGACCGCATGTGTGCTCGGCAGGCGACCGACGAGGAGTCGGCGGACCTGCAACTTGAGCCTGGCTCACCGGTCCTGGTCGTGCACCACGTCGTCTTCGACCTGCAGGACCGGCCGTTGGAGTTCGCGGAAGCCACCTACCCGCCGCAGCGCTGGGCGTTCGAGCAGGGCTACCCCCTCACCTGA
- a CDS encoding ATP-binding protein, with protein MAYMIDRYPSEDSPRLGAMTLYPVAESAALSRRWFRKFIAPYNPACSVDDCVLMISELVTNAILYGESDEVWRVRVEWFREGASLKVEVHNAGFPARVRLRRPDAADAHGRGLLLVDSIADSWRCGPSRFGGTVVSFVMADAWPS; from the coding sequence ATGGCCTACATGATCGACCGCTATCCCTCTGAGGACTCACCGCGACTCGGGGCGATGACCTTGTACCCAGTCGCGGAGTCCGCGGCCCTGTCCCGGCGCTGGTTCCGCAAGTTCATCGCCCCGTACAACCCGGCCTGCTCGGTCGACGACTGCGTGCTGATGATCTCGGAACTGGTCACCAACGCCATCCTCTACGGCGAGTCGGACGAGGTGTGGCGGGTGCGAGTGGAGTGGTTCCGGGAAGGCGCCTCGCTCAAGGTCGAGGTACACAACGCCGGCTTCCCGGCGAGGGTCCGCCTACGGCGACCGGACGCGGCCGACGCGCACGGACGCGGGCTGCTCCTCGTCGATTCGATCGCCGACTCCTGGCGCTGTGGGCCCAGTCGATTCGGCGGAACGGTCGTCTCCTTCGTGATGGCCGATGCCTGGCCTTCCTGA
- a CDS encoding GntR family transcriptional regulator — protein sequence MAYEVEAPKYVRLAQTIQGRIEDGTYPPGSKVPSENQLVQAFGMSRPTVVRALELLKRDGWLESRQGYGTIVRGRPAGVEERDRRGREVLERDESQSSGRLIAVDQVPVPARVASVLGLPKRAKVLMRRFLVVEDGEPVELVSSYFPAGLVEGTALQSADLLTGGTRAHLETRKKVRFDHVTERVSARLPERSEADLLELPDGVPVLSVLVVACDASGQALQVSDVLLPADRQELEDTYRLG from the coding sequence ATGGCGTATGAAGTGGAGGCACCCAAGTATGTACGCCTCGCCCAGACGATCCAGGGCCGCATCGAGGACGGCACGTACCCACCGGGCTCGAAGGTGCCCAGTGAGAATCAACTGGTGCAGGCGTTCGGCATGTCCCGGCCGACCGTCGTGCGGGCCCTTGAGTTGCTGAAGCGGGATGGCTGGCTGGAGTCCCGGCAGGGATACGGGACGATCGTGCGCGGTCGGCCGGCAGGTGTCGAGGAGAGGGACCGCCGTGGGCGGGAAGTGCTGGAGCGCGATGAATCGCAGAGTTCAGGACGCCTGATCGCTGTCGATCAGGTACCGGTTCCCGCGCGCGTTGCTTCAGTGCTCGGTCTGCCTAAGCGAGCCAAGGTCCTCATGCGCCGTTTCCTGGTCGTGGAGGACGGTGAACCCGTCGAACTGGTCTCGTCCTACTTCCCCGCCGGCCTGGTCGAGGGCACCGCCTTGCAGAGTGCCGATCTCCTGACCGGCGGCACCCGTGCGCACCTTGAGACGCGGAAGAAGGTTCGCTTCGATCATGTGACGGAGCGGGTGTCGGCCAGACTGCCCGAGCGTTCTGAGGCCGATCTCCTGGAGCTCCCGGACGGTGTGCCCGTCCTCAGCGTCCTGGTCGTCGCGTGCGACGCCTCAGGTCAGGCTCTGCAAGTCTCTGACGTGCTGCTCCCGGCTGACCGGCAGGAACTCGAAGACACGTACCGACTCGGCTGA
- a CDS encoding SCO3933 family regulatory protein, with translation MRVIRVDASTATILLTEAPAPKVRDRQTGEIAKDAVSGEALMTVGVVFIDEGDSSLIQVTVPESGVTEGLTVGAPVSLPGLIARPWESVFNGQQRHGIAYRATAIAPGAFPVPVAQAG, from the coding sequence GTGCGTGTGATCCGCGTTGACGCCTCGACCGCGACGATCCTGCTCACCGAAGCGCCGGCGCCGAAGGTGCGCGACCGGCAGACCGGTGAGATCGCCAAGGACGCCGTGAGTGGTGAGGCGCTGATGACCGTCGGCGTCGTCTTCATCGACGAGGGGGACTCGTCGCTCATCCAGGTCACCGTTCCCGAAAGCGGTGTGACGGAGGGCCTGACCGTCGGCGCTCCCGTGTCCCTGCCGGGGCTCATCGCCCGGCCGTGGGAGAGCGTGTTCAACGGCCAGCAGCGGCACGGCATCGCCTACCGCGCTACCGCGATCGCGCCGGGTGCTTTTCCGGTCCCGGTCGCTCAGGCGGGCTGA
- a CDS encoding FtsK/SpoIIIE domain-containing protein, with protein MTDLITLAELGAPLAAIGGAAYVRHANPAAYWSTVGLPVSVARLLASYSSTMDACGLTVEPSRLRVLAIKATSRREIRPVPPRRGIIRPTTTGLRVRLRLAPGQEPADVAASAERLRHAWGVHGVYVKDVKPGVVELRLIGFDVLRKVRMPRRTEGGFLKVPVALREDATAFLRDYRAVPHGLVLGATLSGKSMYLRNLIAGLSRQPVALVGVDCKRGVELAPFASRFTALATDPDEAAELLPLLVKEMEDRYDLIKARQGIAPGTRDEEITSDIWGLPDSERPIPIVLFVDEVAELFLVATRKDEERRDEMVTHLIRLAQLGRAAGIYLEVCGQRFGAELGKGATMLRAQLTGRVCHRVNDEASAKMALGDIAPEAVDASCAIAAELPGLAVAGDTSGGWSRIRTPYLSLAAAAATCRETAHLAPHVPALMPFRPYVPPVALDRPEPAPAARRASDTQGD; from the coding sequence GTGACGGACCTGATCACGTTGGCCGAGTTGGGCGCACCCCTCGCTGCGATAGGCGGCGCGGCCTACGTCCGGCACGCCAACCCGGCCGCGTACTGGTCCACGGTCGGGCTGCCGGTTTCGGTGGCCCGACTGCTGGCCTCGTACTCCTCGACCATGGACGCCTGCGGTCTGACCGTCGAGCCGTCCCGGTTGCGGGTGTTGGCCATCAAGGCGACCAGCCGTCGGGAGATCCGGCCGGTCCCGCCTCGGCGGGGCATCATCCGGCCCACTACGACCGGCCTGCGCGTCCGGCTCCGCCTCGCTCCCGGCCAGGAACCGGCCGACGTCGCCGCCTCGGCGGAACGACTCCGCCACGCCTGGGGCGTGCACGGCGTGTACGTCAAGGACGTCAAGCCCGGTGTCGTCGAATTGCGCCTCATCGGCTTCGACGTCCTGCGCAAGGTGCGCATGCCGCGGCGGACCGAGGGCGGATTCCTCAAAGTGCCGGTGGCCTTGAGGGAGGACGCGACCGCGTTCTTACGGGACTACCGCGCTGTGCCGCATGGACTCGTCCTCGGCGCGACGCTGTCGGGCAAGTCCATGTACCTGCGGAACCTCATTGCCGGGCTCTCGCGGCAGCCTGTCGCCCTGGTCGGCGTCGACTGCAAGCGGGGCGTCGAGCTGGCCCCGTTCGCCTCCCGCTTCACCGCGCTGGCCACCGACCCGGACGAGGCGGCCGAGCTGCTGCCCCTCCTGGTCAAGGAAATGGAGGACCGATACGACCTCATCAAGGCCCGGCAGGGCATCGCTCCCGGTACCCGCGACGAGGAGATCACCTCAGACATCTGGGGCCTGCCTGACAGCGAACGGCCTATCCCCATCGTGCTGTTCGTCGACGAGGTGGCCGAACTCTTCCTCGTCGCGACCCGCAAGGACGAGGAACGTCGCGACGAGATGGTCACCCACCTCATCCGCCTCGCCCAGCTGGGCCGGGCGGCCGGCATCTACCTGGAGGTCTGCGGGCAGCGCTTCGGTGCCGAGCTGGGCAAGGGCGCCACCATGCTCCGGGCCCAACTCACCGGCCGCGTCTGCCACCGCGTCAACGACGAAGCGTCGGCCAAGATGGCTTTGGGGGACATCGCCCCTGAAGCGGTCGACGCCTCCTGCGCCATCGCCGCCGAGCTGCCGGGCCTGGCTGTGGCCGGTGACACCTCCGGCGGCTGGTCCCGCATCCGCACCCCGTACCTGTCCCTCGCCGCTGCTGCGGCCACCTGCCGCGAAACGGCCCACCTCGCCCCACACGTTCCGGCGCTCATGCCCTTCCGGCCGTACGTCCCGCCTGTCGCCCTCGACCGCCCCGAACCGGCTCCCGCCGCGCGCCGCGCCTCCGACACACAGGGGGACTGA
- a CDS encoding DUF2637 domain-containing protein produces the protein MRTPSIRIDPILIQAAIAAALSFAHLHDLAAAAGQDGWKAWAYPISVDLLLVAAWRRLRFGTAKAAGWCWFVVALAASLGANVATAGLLDLGDVPAWLRILVAGWPAVAFLGGTLLAHGTPDRDEAPVSDQDETPATPVTTTAPELPAAAPQPAAPPTAAPVPPALVALARKVADDHRTRTGTDIDTPTLRTRLGVPLPLAEAIAAQLT, from the coding sequence ATGCGCACCCCCAGCATCCGCATCGACCCCATCCTCATTCAAGCGGCCATCGCTGCCGCGCTCTCCTTCGCCCACCTGCACGACCTCGCTGCGGCGGCCGGGCAGGACGGTTGGAAGGCGTGGGCCTATCCGATCAGCGTTGACCTGCTCCTCGTTGCGGCCTGGCGGCGGCTGCGCTTTGGTACGGCGAAAGCCGCCGGCTGGTGCTGGTTCGTCGTCGCTTTGGCCGCGTCGCTGGGCGCGAACGTCGCCACCGCCGGCCTGCTCGACCTCGGCGACGTCCCGGCCTGGCTGCGCATCCTCGTCGCCGGATGGCCCGCCGTCGCCTTCCTCGGCGGAACACTCCTCGCGCACGGCACCCCGGACCGCGACGAGGCGCCGGTGTCGGACCAGGACGAGACACCCGCCACGCCCGTCACGACGACCGCCCCTGAGCTGCCCGCCGCCGCTCCACAGCCGGCCGCACCGCCCACCGCCGCCCCCGTCCCGCCCGCGCTCGTCGCCCTCGCCCGCAAGGTCGCCGACGACCACCGCACCCGGACCGGGACGGACATCGACACCCCGACCCTTCGCACCCGCCTCGGCGTTCCGCTCCCGCTCGCCGAAGCCATCGCAGCCCAACTCACCTGA
- a CDS encoding mobile element transfer protein produces the protein MPANRRFRRVVRIGPVQVGTAYDGRGREKHTVVCTAPRCGFSNDLDTRAAAELAARTHRCRVR, from the coding sequence ATGCCCGCCAACCGCCGCTTCCGCCGAGTCGTCCGCATCGGACCCGTCCAGGTCGGCACCGCCTATGACGGCCGCGGCCGCGAGAAGCACACCGTCGTCTGCACCGCCCCGCGCTGCGGCTTCTCCAACGACTTGGACACCCGCGCCGCCGCCGAGCTCGCCGCCCGCACCCATCGCTGCCGCGTCCGCTGA
- a CDS encoding SpdD protein, whose amino-acid sequence MFRPKLPDVPTPPPTLIPQQHHQHNPAPTSAGRSLSPYAGPVAAVLVGGVVLTALLAAVAITAISVAIAAVVLRSLLNNASRR is encoded by the coding sequence ATGTTCCGTCCCAAGCTGCCCGACGTCCCCACTCCGCCGCCGACCCTCATCCCGCAGCAGCACCACCAGCACAACCCGGCTCCGACCTCCGCCGGCCGCTCGCTCAGCCCCTACGCGGGCCCGGTCGCCGCCGTCCTCGTCGGCGGAGTCGTCCTCACCGCGCTCCTGGCGGCCGTCGCCATCACGGCCATCTCCGTGGCCATCGCCGCCGTGGTCCTGCGCTCCCTGCTCAACAACGCCAGCAGGCGCTGA
- a CDS encoding replication initiator yields the protein MLASLGTMPELARQLSGLGGCTHPVRLDGHRTEYAVDTATGEIGRTLHHLDSTALPAGQLLVRCNNRRATRCPACAETYRRDTYHLITAGLHGGKGTSDQVATHPRVFATFTAPSFGPVHNRRTDGRPCRCGARHDENDGALGTPLDPDRYDYEAAVLWNAHAGHLWRRFSIYLRREIAKRAGLTQRTFRDHARISFAKVAEYQKRGAVHFHAVIRIDGPEGGDTPPPTWATAELLTDAVQAAATAARVDGPTIDGRAHTFAFGRQLDVRTIRSADFDHGQELTERAVAAYIAKYATKGAETATGTLDRPLKFLAELAQVRISDHARRMIRVAWTLGARPDLTELRLRAWAHMLGFRGHFSTKSRRYSTTLGALRDARAEWRRAQVAAAVEAEPMEPTETTLVLSHWVFAGTGLSRAEAWLSASLEPAPGTEGEPTR from the coding sequence ATGCTGGCCTCTCTCGGCACCATGCCCGAGCTGGCCCGCCAACTCTCCGGCCTGGGTGGCTGCACCCATCCCGTCCGTCTCGACGGCCACCGCACCGAATACGCCGTCGACACGGCAACCGGCGAGATCGGCCGAACCCTGCACCACCTCGACTCGACCGCCCTGCCGGCCGGCCAACTCCTCGTCCGCTGCAACAACCGCCGTGCGACCCGCTGCCCGGCCTGCGCCGAGACCTACCGCCGCGACACCTACCACCTGATCACCGCCGGACTCCACGGCGGCAAAGGCACCTCGGACCAGGTCGCCACACACCCACGCGTCTTCGCCACCTTCACCGCCCCCAGCTTCGGCCCAGTCCACAACCGCCGCACCGACGGACGCCCCTGCCGCTGCGGCGCCCGGCACGACGAGAACGACGGCGCGCTCGGCACACCCCTCGACCCGGACCGCTACGACTACGAAGCGGCCGTCCTCTGGAACGCCCACGCCGGGCACCTCTGGCGGCGCTTCTCCATCTACCTCCGCCGGGAGATCGCCAAGCGCGCCGGCCTCACCCAACGCACCTTCCGCGACCATGCACGCATCTCCTTCGCCAAGGTCGCCGAGTACCAGAAACGCGGTGCCGTGCACTTCCACGCGGTCATCCGCATCGACGGCCCGGAAGGCGGCGACACCCCACCACCCACCTGGGCGACGGCGGAACTCCTGACGGACGCCGTCCAGGCCGCAGCCACTGCCGCCCGCGTCGACGGTCCGACCATCGACGGACGCGCACACACCTTCGCCTTCGGCCGCCAACTCGACGTCCGCACGATCCGATCCGCCGACTTCGACCACGGTCAGGAGCTCACCGAACGAGCCGTCGCCGCCTACATCGCCAAGTACGCCACCAAAGGCGCTGAGACGGCGACCGGCACCCTCGATCGCCCGCTCAAGTTCCTCGCCGAGCTCGCCCAGGTCCGCATCTCCGACCACGCCCGACGCATGATCCGCGTCGCGTGGACCCTCGGCGCACGTCCCGATCTCACCGAGCTCCGCCTGCGCGCCTGGGCCCACATGCTCGGCTTCCGCGGCCACTTCTCCACCAAGTCCCGCCGCTACTCCACCACCCTCGGCGCACTCCGCGACGCCCGCGCTGAATGGCGCCGCGCCCAAGTCGCTGCGGCCGTCGAGGCAGAGCCGATGGAGCCGACGGAAACCACCCTCGTCCTCTCGCACTGGGTCTTCGCCGGAACGGGCCTCTCCCGCGCCGAAGCCTGGCTATCCGCATCCCTCGAACCCGCCCCCGGAACGGAAGGAGAGCCCACCCGATGA
- a CDS encoding excisionase family DNA-binding protein, whose amino-acid sequence MTDRYLSVDQVAELLGTTARFPRRLIEERRIRYVKVGRHVRIPESAVEEFIRSRTVEPIRLRRTVIRRAA is encoded by the coding sequence ATGACCGACCGCTACCTGTCCGTCGACCAGGTCGCCGAGCTGCTCGGCACGACCGCCCGCTTCCCTCGGCGGCTGATCGAGGAGCGGCGCATCCGGTACGTGAAGGTCGGCCGGCACGTCCGCATCCCCGAGAGCGCGGTCGAGGAGTTCATCCGGTCCCGCACCGTCGAGCCGATCCGGCTTCGTCGCACTGTCATTCGGAGGGCTGCCTGA
- a CDS encoding tyrosine-type recombinase/integrase, translating to MANKKGRRRRFGAVRQYRSGKWTASYLGPDGERIRAEETFATKKDAEIWLSQVEADLSRGDWRAPDAGAVNFRIYAEKWVEERELAIRSVDLYEDLFRLHIFPTFGTLDLDEITAPRVREWRAERLRTTGAKTTVAKAYRLVKSIMETAVDDELISRNPCRIKGAGKESAAERRIATVAQVDALAEAIGIRWRLMVYLGAYGPMRPEELAGLRRRDVDPDDMVIRVRVAEPERTNGKRAPGETKSGAGVRAVVLPTFLHKEVKQHLAWFAEKGPDGLVFVGEKGAPFRRTSFGRKWRRARTAAGLPDGFRFYDLRHTGHTLSTRSGATLKDTMVRAGQSSEKAALIYQHSDEERQRDLAAGLDDLVRAERAKHHKGKDHDPAHHDEKATGS from the coding sequence ATGGCCAACAAGAAGGGGAGGCGTCGCCGCTTCGGTGCGGTGCGCCAGTACCGGTCTGGCAAGTGGACGGCCTCGTACCTCGGGCCCGACGGTGAGCGCATCCGTGCGGAAGAGACCTTCGCTACCAAGAAGGACGCGGAGATCTGGCTGTCCCAGGTTGAGGCTGACCTCAGCCGCGGGGATTGGCGCGCTCCCGACGCTGGTGCGGTCAACTTCCGGATCTACGCCGAGAAGTGGGTCGAGGAACGGGAGTTGGCTATTCGCTCCGTCGATCTATACGAAGATCTGTTCCGGCTCCACATCTTTCCGACGTTCGGGACCCTCGACCTGGACGAGATCACGGCTCCTCGTGTCCGGGAGTGGCGTGCTGAACGCCTGCGCACCACGGGCGCGAAGACCACGGTCGCCAAGGCGTACAGGCTCGTGAAAAGCATCATGGAAACCGCCGTCGACGACGAACTGATCAGCCGCAATCCCTGCCGCATCAAGGGCGCGGGTAAGGAGTCGGCTGCCGAGCGTCGTATCGCTACCGTGGCCCAGGTCGATGCCCTCGCCGAAGCGATCGGTATCCGTTGGCGGCTCATGGTCTACCTCGGCGCCTACGGCCCGATGCGCCCCGAGGAGCTGGCCGGCCTGCGCCGCCGGGACGTCGACCCCGACGACATGGTGATCCGCGTCCGAGTCGCCGAACCCGAGCGGACCAACGGCAAACGCGCCCCTGGCGAGACCAAGTCCGGCGCAGGGGTCCGGGCCGTCGTACTCCCCACCTTCCTGCACAAAGAGGTGAAGCAACACCTCGCCTGGTTCGCCGAGAAGGGGCCTGACGGCCTGGTCTTCGTCGGTGAGAAAGGGGCTCCCTTCCGGCGCACCTCCTTCGGCCGCAAGTGGCGGCGCGCCCGCACCGCCGCCGGTCTCCCGGACGGATTCCGCTTCTACGACCTTCGTCACACCGGGCACACGCTCTCGACTCGTTCGGGCGCCACCCTGAAGGACACGATGGTCCGCGCCGGCCAGTCCTCCGAGAAAGCGGCGCTGATCTACCAGCACTCCGACGAGGAGCGGCAGCGGGACCTCGCGGCCGGGCTCGACGACCTGGTCCGCGCCGAGCGTGCGAAGCACCACAAGGGCAAGGATCACGACCCCGCGCACCACGACGAGAAGGCCACGGGCAGCTAG